The genomic interval GATTTGACAGCAGCGAGAGATCGCGTTGCGGAATCATCAGGTCCTCACTGTTGAAAGCAGTTCGTCGGGAGACACATTCAGATCGGGCGAAGTTTCCTTCAGGACCGAAACAAGCGCTATCTTCCCCAGACCGAAGGTCGTCTGCTTGCCTATGTGCGCCTTTTCGCAAAAACGCAGCAGCGGCATAAATTCTCCAAGAGAGCCGGCGTATGTGATCTCCCCGCCCATGCCGCCCATCAGCATCGCCTGATCCTGGCGGTTGGAATAACGTTTCCAGTCGAACCACCTGATTGTGGAGGATTTGCTGGAAACCTCCGTCGCCCGCCGGACAAACCCCCGGTAGTCGAGCGCGGGCTCCCCGTTACCGAAAAACTGCTCCAGCGATGCAACCCTGCGGAGCATCGCCCTTACCAGCAGATGAAACGGCAGCTCGGCCTTGAAATGATTCTCGAACTTCAGACGGAGGGGCGTTTGCAGGCGAATCGTTAGTTCGGACAGGGCCGGTTGATCGGCCTCCGCGGGAAAGCCGGATTTCGCGCCCTCCGGCGGCGTCAGCAATAGCTCTTGGGTGAAAGGCCCTTTGCGGATTTTTCTGTCGCTAGGGTCGAAGACCAACTGCCTCCCCGCAGTCACCCGGTTGAGGTGGAAGGAGGCGCGCTTGCCGTTAATCGCCTTTCCCACGCCAAGCTTGCCCATCTCGTTGAATGAATAGATGAAATACGCCAGATAATCGTTCACGCCTCCGAAGAGCAGGAGCGTGAAATCGAGGGACTCGCCGTTGCGATACCGGGTTCGGCTGTCCTCGGCGGGTTCGATGACGTAGGGATGGGGCGGGGCGACGAGGCGTTTTCTGACCTCCGGGCTAGGCGCGGGAGCACCTTCTGTTCTTTCGCCGCGCTTTCCGACCGCGTCCGTCTGCATTTCAAAAACCTGAAAATACACGCATTTTTTATTGAGCAGGCAATCGGCGCATTCCTGCTGTTTCAGGGCGCAGACGACCTTTTTGAGGGAATGCCCAAAAATGCCGCGAAAGGTAGAACCCTTGTATTCGGGAAGGACGGCGTCATCGTCGAATGTAAGTGAGAAGGAATAACTGCCAAAAAGCATCGCTACTCTCCAATCTGCAAAAGGCGCCTTGTAAAATGCACCGGCGCTCTTCCGCCACGGGGCGCTCTGTCTGAACCGATACGATACGCAATCGTCGTAAAATGTAAAGAGGCGCAACGTTGCAAACCGCCTGGTTGACCAAAAGCCGAAAAGGCGGGGATGCGCAATTATTTTGCGCCCATCCGCCGGTCCTGCTTTCTGGAAACGCTACAACAAACCGTTGCTATGTTGGATACTTAAAATTGAGCCTGCAGCCCGTCTGAAAATATAGACTGTGGCGTTTCGTAGCACACATCGAGACCGATGGCAACCCAAGACTTTCCTGAAAATTGTCGGGATAGGCGAAGTTTTTGCCGGGGTTGCAGGGCGGATCGCGGTAGATGAGCTTGACCTTTCCGGCAGGTGCGAAGGGGTCAGGGCCAGTTGGTGGGCTGTTTCAGGGTTTCGATATTTTCCGCAATAATGTCTGCTGGTTGTCGATTTAATTGTAGGGGCACAACGTCATCGCCAATGCACACAATGCCGTGGAAATGGTTGGATCGCGAAGGCCGTCTTAACTTCTCGAACAAAGGTGGTATTCGGTTCAAAGTATATTTAAATGAGGGAGCCAATTGCAAAACCATTTGTCATTCCCGAAAGCGCAGCTTAATGTCCATAATGTCTCTATCGGGAATATGGTTTTTTCAAGCAGTTAGAACCAGATTATGAACATTAAACTTCGTTTTCCCGCTCAGAATCGTTGCGGGAATGACAAGAATGGGGAGTTTTGCAATTGCCTCGAGGTAATGAGTTAAAAGGCATGCCGTGCCAATCCGTTTGGGACGAAATTGATCCGGTTAATTAACAAGCTGCTGAAAGAGAAGACTACGCAACACAAAAGCCTGCGGAGTCACTGGAACGTATAATCAACGCATCTTCCAACCCGGCGCAGACAATGGCGAAGATATTCAGCCTCATCGAAGAATTCAAAAAGCGCGAGGAACTGGAGCTGGGCGACTTCCGGGACAGCGGCTTGCCGGGACCGTCGAGTGTTTTTACAGCGCCCGCATCCACTCCGGTTTGAGCCCGATCTCGCCGCGCAAGGCCGCATCGATCAGCGCCAGCGCCTTTTGTTTGCCTTCGGGCAGTCTGGCCTTCACGGGCAGGTAATTCGAGGCATGGTTGGAGAAAAAATATCCGCCCGTCAGATCGGTATGGGCGATCATTTCCCGCAATTCCCTGAGCATTCCGGCCTCGTCGGGGAGCGCAAAGGCGCCGCGCCGATAATCCTCATACAGGGGCGTCCCGGGGGTAAGCATCAACGTCAAGGCCCCGACATAGTCGGGATCTATCGCGCTCAAGAGCTCGCCTGTGGCCTTCGCATGGCGCAACGAAAGGCGCTCGCCGCCGATGCCGAGCAGTACCGTGACTGACAGCAGGATGCCCGCCTCTTTTACCCTGCGTCCCATCTCGATGCACACTGCGGCGGTAGAGCCCTTCTGGATGGACATTCTGATCTCGTCGTCGCCCGTTTCGATGCCGTAATAGAGGATGCCCAGATTGCGCTGCCGCAGTTCCTTCAGCTCTTCGACAGATTTTCGCTTGATGCCCTTGACATTTGCGTAGGCGCCGACCCTCTTCACCCAGGGCAGATGCGTCGCAATCTGCTCCAGGATTCCCAGCAGCTTTTTTTGCGGGATGATCAGGGCATCGCCGTCCATCAGGAAGATACGCTCCTGGCTGCGCATGTACCGGGAGGCATAGAGGATATCGTTTTGGATAACCTTGTCGTCCTTGATAGCGAAGCGTTTGTCGCTGTATGACCCGCAAAAGGTGCAGCGGTTGTGGGAACAACCCAGCGTAACCTGCAGCAGAATGCTGTCGGCTTCGCTGGGCGGCCGAATGCAATACCCCTCGTAGTGCATGCCCTCTTCTTGGGAGGCTAAAACCATTCTTTTTCTCCTTTGCCGCTTGCACCTGGAGACAGTTCCGATTCGTATCTTCGGGACACGCCGGAGTGCGAAGCGATCTGTCAATTCATTCTTCCCGTTTGCCGAAATGCTCCAGTGAAAAGCGACCGTTTTCGCATACAAGGTAGGTGTAACGGGTTATCCAGTCCCCGAGGGTTGCAAATGTCCGCTTTTCCCCGCCATTTTGTTCTTGACCCAATATCTCGGCATGGGAATGGCCCAGAATAACGGCGTCAAACCCCTCCCTGAACTTTTCTTCGGCAAAAAGGCGCATTTTTGCGACTATCCTCTCCTGGGCGCTGACAGTCATTCCCCGACTCAGGCCGGAGCTGGCCCGCGCGACGGCAAAGAGCAGCGACAGGGGGACCATTCTCTGCAGCCGATAGGTAAAGGAACTGCGGAAAACCCTCCGCAACGCGAGATAGCGGCGGTTTTCCCGATCCACCGTATCGCCGTGAGAGACAAAGACCCGCAACTCATCGATTGAGAGCTCCAGGGCCTCGGGATAAACCTCGATGCCGAGACTCCTGGTAAAATAATCGGAAAGGAAAAAGTCGTGATTGCCCTCGCAGAGGCAAATTCTTACCCCTTCGTCCTTCAACCTGGCGATATTTTTCACAATCGGCTGAAATTTCGGATAAATGCGGCCCTTGCGCTCAAACCAGAAGTCAAAAAAGTCACCGGCAATAACGATCAGATCAATCTTGTTGCCCTTTACCCTTTCAGACCCGGGAAACGTTCCGGCGCCATGCAACCCGGCAAAAAATTCCAGGCATTTCTTATATCCCGGCGCCGCAGGACCCTTCAGATGCGCGTCGGCAAGAAAAATCGTCCTCATTGGTTTTCACCCGTCTCAACGGCATTTCCAGAAGCTCTCTTTAGATAATAATGTTCGTCCATGGTCTGTTTACCTATCAG from Syntrophobacterales bacterium carries:
- the cas6 gene encoding CRISPR system precrRNA processing endoribonuclease RAMP protein Cas6 codes for the protein MLFGSYSFSLTFDDDAVLPEYKGSTFRGIFGHSLKKVVCALKQQECADCLLNKKCVYFQVFEMQTDAVGKRGERTEGAPAPSPEVRKRLVAPPHPYVIEPAEDSRTRYRNGESLDFTLLLFGGVNDYLAYFIYSFNEMGKLGVGKAINGKRASFHLNRVTAGRQLVFDPSDRKIRKGPFTQELLLTPPEGAKSGFPAEADQPALSELTIRLQTPLRLKFENHFKAELPFHLLVRAMLRRVASLEQFFGNGEPALDYRGFVRRATEVSSKSSTIRWFDWKRYSNRQDQAMLMGGMGGEITYAGSLGEFMPLLRFCEKAHIGKQTTFGLGKIALVSVLKETSPDLNVSPDELLSTVRT
- a CDS encoding radical SAM protein, producing the protein MVLASQEEGMHYEGYCIRPPSEADSILLQVTLGCSHNRCTFCGSYSDKRFAIKDDKVIQNDILYASRYMRSQERIFLMDGDALIIPQKKLLGILEQIATHLPWVKRVGAYANVKGIKRKSVEELKELRQRNLGILYYGIETGDDEIRMSIQKGSTAAVCIEMGRRVKEAGILLSVTVLLGIGGERLSLRHAKATGELLSAIDPDYVGALTLMLTPGTPLYEDYRRGAFALPDEAGMLRELREMIAHTDLTGGYFFSNHASNYLPVKARLPEGKQKALALIDAALRGEIGLKPEWMRAL
- a CDS encoding UDP-2,3-diacylglucosamine diphosphatase, translated to MRTIFLADAHLKGPAAPGYKKCLEFFAGLHGAGTFPGSERVKGNKIDLIVIAGDFFDFWFERKGRIYPKFQPIVKNIARLKDEGVRICLCEGNHDFFLSDYFTRSLGIEVYPEALELSIDELRVFVSHGDTVDRENRRYLALRRVFRSSFTYRLQRMVPLSLLFAVARASSGLSRGMTVSAQERIVAKMRLFAEEKFREGFDAVILGHSHAEILGQEQNGGEKRTFATLGDWITRYTYLVCENGRFSLEHFGKREE